The Spirochaetota bacterium genome has a segment encoding these proteins:
- a CDS encoding DHH family phosphoesterase, translating to MKASSSAFTASIAKYRNILIIIKGSPDPDAIASSFAISAVCRSLNVSTAIIATKKLSLPQNSAMVDILGIPLGISPRLPDHRQYDAYIVTDHPSPDAGEFAGDLPCAVYIDHHEPTGEKPKADFILRDEDAGSTSTLVALLIKNLDAPLEPATMVSVATALLYGIYTDTDKYSRAGKLDYEALDYLSHFSDHEVFNRISSIPLSRETLGLIKTAIENKTVYKDWLIAGVGFVDAGHRDSIAIIADFLLRREEYPTVIVFAAIEDPAMGRLYIDASFRSSSESLDLGPIIKQISPEGGARRFKGAYQIQIDYFRHCPDRALLWEVIRLATVEMLKKSREELYLTELKGFYQKFKKRIRDYFQ from the coding sequence ATGAAGGCTTCCTCCAGCGCGTTCACTGCGTCCATTGCGAAATACCGCAACATCCTCATCATCATCAAGGGATCCCCGGACCCGGACGCCATTGCGTCCTCCTTCGCGATCAGCGCCGTGTGCCGCTCGTTGAATGTTTCCACTGCGATCATCGCCACAAAAAAACTGTCGCTGCCTCAAAACAGCGCCATGGTCGATATCCTCGGCATACCCCTCGGCATATCGCCCCGCCTCCCGGACCACCGCCAGTATGACGCCTATATCGTCACCGATCACCCATCCCCCGACGCCGGGGAGTTTGCGGGAGACCTTCCCTGCGCCGTGTATATCGACCACCACGAGCCCACGGGGGAGAAACCAAAGGCGGATTTCATCCTGAGAGACGAGGACGCCGGTTCCACGAGCACCCTCGTGGCGCTGCTGATCAAGAACCTTGACGCGCCGCTGGAACCGGCGACCATGGTATCGGTCGCGACCGCCCTGCTCTACGGCATCTATACCGATACCGACAAATACTCCCGGGCCGGGAAACTGGACTACGAGGCCCTTGATTATCTCTCGCATTTTTCAGATCACGAAGTTTTCAACAGGATCAGCAGCATCCCCCTTTCACGGGAGACCCTGGGACTCATCAAAACAGCCATTGAAAACAAGACTGTCTATAAAGACTGGCTCATCGCCGGCGTGGGATTTGTCGATGCCGGCCACAGGGACAGCATCGCCATCATAGCGGATTTTCTCCTCCGGCGGGAAGAATATCCGACAGTCATAGTCTTCGCAGCCATTGAGGACCCGGCGATGGGCCGTCTCTATATTGACGCCTCGTTCCGCTCTTCCAGCGAGTCCCTGGACCTGGGTCCCATCATCAAGCAGATATCCCCGGAAGGGGGGGCCCGGAGATTCAAGGGAGCCTACCAGATACAGATAGACTATTTCCGCCACTGTCCGGACCGCGCCCTCCTCTGGGAAGTGATCAGGCTGGCCACGGTGGAAATGCTGAAGAAAAGCAGGGAAGAGTTGTATCTCACCGAGTTAAAGGGGTTTTACCAGAAATTCAAAAAAAGGATCCGGGACTATTTCCAATAA
- a CDS encoding serine/threonine-protein phosphatase encodes MVYLEIIFAWVATALSLVLCTYNIFKKVRSAANIMLSVACLASTFLFGLIGVNLIDGTLIPAPMVQRFVLSLLLVVAILIMGFFFLFPYKKKNRPTMALAAGLPGFALCIITIVTDLVVPWSADDWGANILTEGTALHLGAITCYILATIIIVIIKASRLENRAHKNDLVYLVISLSFFYSSFLAVSLYLPYLAGINRFGILSIPIALSSILFILNYAAMDIVKKDMKVFFSTALYRTLIIAILTIPTMLVIKYNTGEYLKEPVPPLGIAVFIFAYLFLVFKYLRPRIEKLPHRGYQSTVALIDQLFAKGLSPESHEGKRWEEILTALVDDIVEKFNISHGHFYLINRQEKKISVIHDSVTAIPDKEISLSSPLTEMIGQFPAILYKPALYSDSRFESYREAVLRYMEHNHVEIIIPFLDPEDRIIGMLALGPLHNNRIYSKSLITVLEIFRIQFQQNLANSLMLEEVRATQVIDHDQMVVNSVKKKIIPQAMHQGARFRVSSLYINNSTYGGDYFDSVAPGEDRLILFMSDSSYSGVDSAVLSLEMYTVLHTPSKSFDAPDKILAAMNWVLSTSRFSNKHASAYCAILYSSGDVSYANAAFNPLIVYSPANDTFTACDTGGVPVGADRTSKFNSKMIRLAPGSIGILYSDGLTAAINDRGDVYGFSRVKELIRNGKGASPSDLTRLIFEDYNKFINQRNQINDVSVIIFKYQ; translated from the coding sequence TTGGTTTATCTTGAGATCATCTTTGCGTGGGTAGCGACAGCACTTTCACTGGTTTTATGCACCTATAATATTTTCAAAAAAGTCCGTTCAGCCGCAAACATCATGCTGTCCGTGGCCTGCCTGGCATCGACCTTCCTTTTCGGTCTGATCGGAGTCAATCTCATCGATGGCACCCTCATACCGGCCCCTATGGTTCAGAGGTTTGTCCTATCGCTGCTCCTCGTTGTGGCGATCCTGATCATGGGTTTCTTTTTCCTTTTTCCCTATAAAAAGAAAAATCGCCCGACCATGGCTCTGGCGGCCGGCCTTCCGGGTTTCGCACTGTGTATTATTACCATTGTTACCGACCTGGTCGTGCCATGGTCCGCTGACGACTGGGGAGCGAACATCCTCACGGAGGGCACCGCTCTCCACCTGGGGGCAATCACCTGTTATATCCTCGCAACGATCATCATCGTTATCATAAAGGCGAGCAGACTTGAAAACAGGGCCCATAAAAACGACCTGGTCTACCTTGTCATCAGCCTCTCTTTTTTCTATTCATCTTTTCTCGCGGTATCGCTCTACCTGCCCTATTTGGCGGGAATAAACCGGTTCGGCATTCTGTCGATCCCCATCGCCTTATCTTCCATTCTTTTCATTCTGAATTACGCCGCGATGGACATCGTGAAAAAGGACATGAAGGTCTTTTTTTCCACGGCTCTCTACAGGACGCTGATCATCGCCATCCTGACGATCCCCACGATGCTTGTCATTAAATACAACACGGGAGAATATCTCAAGGAGCCGGTGCCTCCCCTCGGGATAGCGGTGTTTATCTTCGCCTACCTTTTCCTCGTTTTCAAATACCTGCGGCCGCGGATTGAAAAGCTGCCACACCGTGGATATCAGTCCACGGTGGCGCTCATTGACCAACTCTTCGCAAAGGGGCTCTCGCCGGAGTCCCATGAAGGGAAACGATGGGAAGAGATCCTCACGGCCCTGGTCGACGACATCGTGGAAAAATTCAATATCAGTCACGGCCACTTTTATCTCATCAACAGGCAGGAGAAGAAGATATCGGTCATCCACGATTCGGTGACCGCGATTCCTGACAAGGAGATCAGCCTGTCGAGCCCACTGACCGAAATGATCGGTCAATTTCCCGCCATTCTCTATAAGCCCGCGCTGTACTCCGATTCCCGGTTCGAATCCTATCGCGAAGCGGTCCTCCGGTACATGGAGCACAATCACGTGGAAATTATCATTCCCTTTTTGGACCCGGAAGACCGGATAATCGGGATGCTCGCTCTGGGCCCCCTGCACAACAACAGGATCTACTCGAAAAGCCTCATTACGGTACTTGAGATCTTCCGCATCCAGTTCCAGCAGAACCTGGCAAACTCCCTCATGCTCGAGGAGGTGCGCGCCACGCAGGTCATCGATCATGACCAGATGGTCGTGAATAGCGTGAAAAAGAAAATCATTCCGCAGGCAATGCATCAAGGGGCCAGGTTCCGCGTGAGCTCCCTGTATATCAACAACTCCACCTACGGCGGCGATTATTTTGACTCGGTGGCGCCGGGAGAGGATCGGCTCATCCTGTTCATGTCAGACTCATCCTATTCGGGCGTCGACTCGGCCGTCTTATCCCTTGAGATGTACACGGTCCTGCACACACCTTCAAAATCCTTCGACGCCCCGGACAAGATCCTCGCCGCCATGAACTGGGTGCTTTCAACGTCCCGTTTCTCGAACAAGCACGCTTCCGCCTATTGCGCAATTCTCTACTCGTCCGGCGACGTGTCCTATGCCAACGCGGCCTTCAATCCGTTGATCGTATACAGCCCGGCCAATGACACCTTCACCGCCTGCGATACCGGCGGCGTACCGGTCGGCGCCGACAGGACATCGAAGTTCAATTCGAAAATGATCCGCCTGGCGCCGGGCTCCATCGGCATCCTCTATTCCGACGGACTTACCGCGGCCATCAACGACCGCGGCGATGTCTATGGCTTCAGCCGGGTCAAGGAATTGATCAGGAACGGCAAGGGCGCATCTCCTTCCGACCTGACGCGGCTCATTTTTGAAGACTACAACAAGTTCATTAACCAGAGAAACCAGATCAACGATGTGAGCGTAATAATCTTCAAATATCAATGA